One window of Nostoc sp. C052 genomic DNA carries:
- a CDS encoding caspase family protein encodes MSPIGITSRSTSVKKTATPKLWLMLVGVNQYQDDGLPSLSYSTVDCQGLAEALIDAAAQFTQTEVKIYHDFAPQPPSLENILTSLRQITTAAQSFDTILFYFSGHGIVEPNTQQAFLCLADTQKSDLQNTALALQELLLLLGNSGAQNQLVWLDACHSGGMTLKSTTIEPLLNATPKMVEVLQQNATKSKGFYALLSCDTNQQSWEFPELGHGVFTYYLIKGLQGEAVDSQGLIYVDSLYRYVYHQTLQYIDKSNQQLRLINQQKKVKGEIQLFREYPLQTPKRIVEGVGELIIGKRLTQTTLGVHRRLGIVVEGLSVSKTTLDISKFLGSAGGFALEYLPATKLSADHIKEAIARHLQQPASEVILLYLRGRIEETDAGEWLLLGENIRIKRSWLKQQLRLCTTQQIVILDCPVANTSLQDWVEDLQIDSHQGQCLIAYASPAEAPERFAQKFLDTLMAATYTDGLSAAGAIAQLQLSLAGSGVTLSIWLSGTQGIIEILQAKTYTNTPETSTGLDLGVCPYMGLSAFLEEDSQYFYGREALTQQLIHQLRDRSFLAVIGASGSGKSSIVQAGVIPQLRLGKQIPSSEQWWITSIRPGVNPLEALARRLGGGEGQGAGGRGQGENYSSSSHLLLEGIFHQGVEGFVYWIRNQPHRVVVLVVDQFEELFTLAPTADRDLFLELLLGAVQYAGDRFKLIITLRADFIASCLEVPALAKALQDLSVLVPPKLSLDDYRRVILNPAQQVGLKVEAELVEVLLRELNHSPGDLPLLEFVLEQLWQYRVAGELTLQAYQEQLGGIQGALERSSQAVYESLDPQMRECAKWIFLSLTQLGEGTEDTRRRIHKSELIVKKYPAPLVEKTLNALTTAKLVVMNLEEEEVTKGQSRQGEQEKISPPASPTPLLPYSSTPITVEVAHEILIRHWSTLRWWLEENRDRLRKQRQIEQASQLWLQRSQQADFLLQGVRLAEAEDIYIKYTDELSADVQRFIEACLVQRKQQQLQEKTRLKQAQRAVVALSILGLAAVCFGSLAYWKSQAAQLREIEALNASSIANLLSHQQLEALIASVKAGKQLKNTFVAPAEMQTQTLSILQQVISGTQERNRLEGHSAEVSSVSFSPDGKTIVSASNDKTAILWRRDGTKLRILTGHTDKVRSVSFSPDGQIIATASFDRTVKLWRTSDGGLIRTLNGHTAEVLSLSWSSKGQTIATGSADRTAKIWQVSDGHLLRTFSGYRDFVNSVSFSPDGKILAIASADKTVKLWSVSDGLLQKTLLGHSAGVSSVAFSPDGQTLASASEDKTVRLWRRDGTLLRSIPAHNAEVLSVNFSHDGQTLASTSADSTIKLWSSKDGSLRQTLLGHSIAVYSASFSPDDQTLVSAGADKTVRLWQRDNPLFKTLTGSQGQLYSVSFSPDGQTLATAGQDTTIKLWRTRDGTLRQTLEGHSTSVYGHSAEIYGLAFSPDGETLASASLDHYIKLWRTHDGYMIKTLQGHHSNVNSLSFSPDSQILASASADMTIKLWNLQKKALIKTLQGHSAEVLSVRFSPDGQVLASAGRDNTVKLWRVKDGKLLYTFTGHTNAVNAISFSPDGQVLASASADKTIKLWQISNAALLQTLTGHTDGVYSVSFSPDGKIIASASGDGSIKLWSRDGRELKTLPGHTDAVLSVSFSPDGKFLASASFDGTAKLWRLFSTELQTQDLDNLLVRSCHLLKDYLKTNPNISDQERGSLCSDLRG; translated from the coding sequence ATGTCGCCAATTGGAATCACCAGTCGCTCAACTTCAGTCAAAAAAACTGCAACTCCTAAGCTGTGGCTGATGTTGGTGGGAGTTAATCAATATCAAGATGACGGACTACCTAGCCTGAGCTATTCGACAGTGGATTGTCAGGGTTTAGCAGAAGCATTGATAGATGCAGCCGCACAATTTACCCAAACAGAAGTCAAAATATACCATGATTTTGCACCGCAACCACCATCTTTAGAAAACATCCTTACCAGTCTCCGGCAAATTACCACTGCGGCTCAATCTTTTGATACTATTTTATTTTATTTTTCTGGACATGGGATTGTAGAACCAAACACGCAGCAAGCATTTTTGTGTTTGGCAGATACTCAAAAATCTGATCTTCAAAACACAGCTTTAGCTTTACAAGAACTTTTGCTATTGTTGGGTAATAGTGGAGCGCAAAATCAGCTTGTTTGGCTAGATGCTTGTCATAGTGGTGGGATGACACTTAAAAGTACAACAATAGAACCATTACTGAATGCTACACCAAAAATGGTTGAAGTATTACAACAGAATGCTACTAAAAGTAAAGGTTTTTATGCTTTGCTTTCCTGTGATACTAACCAGCAATCTTGGGAGTTTCCCGAATTGGGACATGGGGTATTTACTTATTATTTAATCAAAGGCTTGCAAGGTGAGGCAGTAGATAGCCAAGGCTTAATTTATGTGGATAGTTTGTATCGATATGTATATCATCAAACTTTACAATATATAGATAAAAGTAATCAACAGTTGCGGCTGATTAATCAGCAGAAAAAAGTTAAAGGAGAAATTCAACTTTTCCGAGAATATCCGTTACAAACTCCTAAACGAATTGTTGAGGGCGTTGGGGAACTAATTATCGGAAAAAGGTTAACTCAGACAACGCTTGGGGTGCATCGTCGGCTAGGAATAGTAGTGGAGGGATTATCAGTTAGCAAAACAACATTAGATATTAGCAAATTTCTCGGAAGTGCTGGAGGTTTTGCACTAGAGTATTTGCCAGCAACAAAACTATCTGCCGATCATATCAAAGAAGCGATCGCTCGTCATTTACAACAACCAGCATCAGAAGTGATTCTGCTTTATCTGCGAGGACGAATTGAAGAAACCGACGCAGGCGAATGGTTATTGCTAGGAGAAAATATCCGCATCAAGCGTTCCTGGTTGAAACAACAGTTACGCCTCTGCACCACTCAACAAATTGTCATCCTGGATTGTCCTGTGGCTAATACATCCTTGCAAGATTGGGTAGAAGATTTGCAAATTGACTCCCACCAAGGACAATGTTTAATCGCCTACGCCTCACCAGCTGAGGCACCAGAACGCTTTGCCCAAAAATTTCTCGATACTTTGATGGCGGCAACATATACAGATGGACTCTCAGCCGCCGGAGCGATCGCTCAATTACAATTATCCTTAGCAGGTAGCGGTGTGACTCTTTCCATCTGGCTATCAGGCACACAAGGCATTATAGAAATTCTCCAAGCAAAAACTTACACAAACACACCAGAAACAAGCACAGGATTGGATTTGGGAGTATGCCCTTACATGGGGCTAAGTGCTTTTTTAGAAGAAGATAGTCAGTATTTTTACGGTAGAGAAGCTTTAACTCAGCAGTTAATTCACCAACTACGCGATCGCTCTTTTTTAGCCGTCATCGGTGCTTCTGGAAGCGGCAAATCTTCAATTGTCCAAGCTGGTGTAATTCCCCAACTGCGATTGGGTAAACAAATACCCAGTAGCGAACAATGGTGGATTACAAGCATTCGTCCAGGGGTAAATCCGCTTGAAGCTTTAGCGCGGCGGCTTGGGGGAGGAGAGGGGCAAGGGGCAGGGGGCAGGGGGCAGGGGGAGAATTATTCTTCATCTTCCCATCTGTTGTTGGAGGGAATATTTCACCAAGGGGTTGAGGGATTTGTTTACTGGATACGCAACCAACCCCATCGAGTTGTGGTGCTAGTGGTAGATCAGTTTGAGGAACTCTTTACCCTAGCTCCAACCGCAGACAGAGATCTATTTTTAGAATTATTGCTGGGAGCGGTGCAATATGCTGGCGATCGCTTCAAATTAATTATTACTTTACGCGCAGACTTTATTGCCTCCTGTTTAGAAGTACCAGCACTGGCGAAAGCTTTGCAAGATTTGAGCGTGTTAGTTCCACCGAAGCTAAGTTTGGATGATTATCGGCGGGTGATTCTCAATCCGGCTCAACAAGTCGGGTTAAAAGTAGAAGCAGAACTGGTAGAAGTATTGTTGCGGGAGCTAAATCACTCACCAGGAGATTTACCATTACTGGAATTTGTTTTAGAGCAATTATGGCAATATCGAGTTGCTGGTGAGTTGACTTTACAGGCATATCAAGAGCAACTCGGCGGAATTCAAGGAGCATTAGAGCGATCGTCTCAAGCTGTTTACGAAAGTTTAGATCCCCAAATGCGGGAGTGTGCTAAATGGATTTTTTTATCTTTGACACAACTAGGTGAGGGTACAGAAGATACTCGCAGGCGGATACATAAATCAGAGTTGATAGTCAAAAAATATCCCGCCCCATTGGTAGAAAAAACCCTCAACGCCTTAACCACTGCTAAATTAGTAGTGATGAATTTAGAAGAAGAAGAAGTAACAAAAGGACAAAGTAGACAAGGAGAACAAGAAAAAATTTCTCCCCCTGCCTCCCCTACTCCCCTACTCCCCTACTCCTCTACTCCCATAACAGTAGAAGTTGCCCATGAAATCCTCATCCGTCATTGGTCAACTTTACGCTGGTGGTTAGAAGAAAATCGCGATCGCTTGCGAAAACAAAGGCAAATTGAGCAGGCTTCTCAATTGTGGCTGCAACGTAGTCAGCAAGCGGATTTCTTGTTACAAGGAGTACGACTAGCCGAGGCAGAAGATATCTATATTAAATATACTGACGAACTTTCTGCTGATGTACAACGGTTTATTGAAGCTTGTTTAGTACAAAGAAAACAACAGCAACTACAAGAGAAAACCAGACTCAAGCAAGCCCAAAGAGCTGTAGTTGCACTCAGTATTTTAGGATTAGCGGCTGTCTGTTTCGGCTCTTTAGCCTATTGGAAATCCCAAGCAGCCCAATTGCGAGAAATTGAAGCTTTAAATGCCTCATCAATCGCTAATCTTTTATCACATCAGCAGTTAGAAGCATTAATTGCCAGTGTCAAAGCAGGTAAACAGCTAAAAAACACTTTTGTAGCACCAGCCGAGATGCAAACTCAGACTCTCAGTATTTTACAACAAGTAATTTCTGGAACCCAAGAGCGCAACCGCTTGGAAGGGCATAGCGCTGAAGTATCGAGTGTGAGTTTCAGTCCTGACGGCAAAACAATTGTATCGGCTAGTAACGACAAAACAGCCATACTTTGGCGACGAGATGGCACAAAGTTACGAATATTAACAGGGCATACTGATAAAGTACGGAGTGTCAGTTTCAGCCCAGATGGTCAAATAATTGCAACTGCTAGTTTTGATCGTACCGTCAAGCTGTGGAGAACTAGCGACGGTGGTTTAATTAGAACACTAAACGGTCATACTGCGGAAGTTCTGAGTTTATCTTGGTCTAGCAAGGGTCAGACGATCGCTACTGGTAGCGCCGATCGCACTGCTAAAATTTGGCAAGTTAGCGATGGTCATTTGCTCAGAACTTTTAGCGGATATAGGGATTTTGTTAATAGTGTCAGTTTTAGCCCTGATGGTAAAATTTTGGCGATCGCTAGTGCAGATAAAACTGTTAAACTTTGGAGCGTTAGTGATGGACTGTTGCAAAAAACCCTACTTGGGCATAGCGCCGGAGTTTCCAGTGTCGCTTTTAGCCCCGATGGTCAAACTCTAGCTTCAGCCAGTGAAGATAAAACCGTGAGACTCTGGCGCAGAGATGGCACACTGCTGAGAAGTATTCCCGCGCACAATGCCGAGGTTCTCAGCGTCAACTTCAGTCATGATGGTCAAACTTTAGCTTCTACCAGCGCTGATAGCACAATCAAACTTTGGAGTTCTAAAGACGGCTCTTTACGCCAAACTTTACTAGGACATAGCATTGCAGTCTACAGCGCCAGTTTTAGCCCAGATGACCAAACCTTAGTTTCGGCTGGCGCTGATAAAACTGTTAGACTTTGGCAGCGAGATAATCCTCTATTCAAAACTCTCACAGGATCTCAAGGTCAACTTTATAGTGTGAGTTTTAGCCCCGATGGACAAACTCTAGCCACCGCAGGTCAAGACACTACGATCAAGCTTTGGCGAACTCGTGACGGAACTTTGCGTCAAACTCTGGAAGGTCATAGTACTTCAGTTTATGGACACAGTGCTGAAATCTACGGTTTAGCCTTCAGTCCTGACGGCGAGACATTAGCTTCAGCAAGTCTTGACCATTACATTAAGCTTTGGCGGACTCATGACGGCTATATGATTAAAACCCTCCAAGGTCATCACAGCAATGTCAATAGTCTCAGTTTTAGCCCTGATAGTCAAATTCTGGCAAGCGCCAGTGCTGATATGACCATTAAACTTTGGAATCTTCAGAAAAAAGCTTTAATTAAAACTCTCCAAGGACATTCGGCTGAAGTTTTGAGCGTTCGTTTCAGCCCTGATGGTCAAGTACTCGCCTCCGCTGGTAGAGATAACACGGTTAAGCTTTGGAGAGTTAAGGATGGCAAGTTACTGTACACTTTTACAGGACATACTAACGCTGTCAACGCCATAAGTTTTAGTCCCGATGGTCAAGTACTCGCCTCGGCTAGTGCTGATAAAACTATCAAACTCTGGCAAATCAGCAATGCAGCTTTACTACAAACTCTTACCGGACATACTGATGGCGTTTATAGCGTCAGCTTTAGTCCTGATGGCAAGATAATCGCCTCAGCTAGTGGTGATGGAAGTATCAAACTTTGGAGCCGTGATGGCAGAGAACTCAAAACTCTTCCAGGTCATACTGATGCAGTATTGAGCGTCAGTTTTAGTCCTGATGGGAAATTTTTGGCTTCTGCTAGTTTTGATGGTACAGCTAAACTTTGGCGTCTTTTTAGCACAGAACTGCAAACCCAAGATTTAGACAATCTACTGGTTCGCAGTTGTCATTTGCTAAAGGATTACCTCAAAACTAACCCTAATATTAGTGACCAAGAACGGGGTTCTCTATGTTCAGATTTACGGGGCTAG
- a CDS encoding SAM-dependent methyltransferase, with the protein MAMVLEKVVPFGRSMDEYIKIFNLTNADLNKSIIGIGDGPASFNAEMTRQGKSVVSVDPLYQFSGDEILQRFNEVVDNIINQVKATSNDWVWSYHKSPDDLRHNRVKVTQEFLSDYETGKKSNRYIVGELPKLAYNNQEFDLALCSHLLFLYSDHLDYDFHLSSVDEMLRIAKEVRIFPLITLMWKHSQHLDEIVKYYTSKGYNIEIEKVEYELQPGGNKMLKISRDVI; encoded by the coding sequence ATGGCAATGGTTTTAGAGAAAGTAGTTCCTTTTGGTAGGTCAATGGATGAATATATAAAAATATTCAATTTAACAAACGCAGATTTAAACAAAAGCATCATTGGGATTGGAGATGGTCCAGCAAGCTTTAATGCAGAAATGACACGTCAAGGTAAAAGTGTAGTTTCTGTCGATCCACTATACCAATTTTCCGGTGATGAAATATTGCAAAGATTTAATGAAGTGGTAGATAACATCATTAACCAAGTCAAGGCGACATCGAATGATTGGGTATGGAGCTATCATAAATCCCCTGATGATTTGCGACACAATCGAGTTAAAGTTACCCAAGAATTTTTATCTGATTATGAAACTGGCAAAAAGAGCAACAGGTATATAGTCGGTGAATTACCAAAATTGGCGTATAATAATCAAGAATTTGATCTAGCTCTTTGTTCGCATTTGTTATTTTTATATTCAGATCATCTCGACTACGATTTTCACTTAAGTTCAGTAGACGAGATGTTGCGTATTGCTAAAGAAGTCCGAATTTTTCCCTTGATAACTTTAATGTGGAAACATTCACAACATTTAGATGAAATAGTTAAATATTACACTTCAAAAGGTTACAATATCGAGATTGAAAAGGTTGAATACGAACTACAGCCTGGTGGAAATAAAATGTTGAAGATAAGCAGAGACGTTATATAA
- a CDS encoding dual specificity protein phosphatase family protein, whose translation MYKFAPAWEKEQIVFGAARPGYTDKNVQDWVEFMKRQDIKRVCCLLDEQQLASYSDLLGIYKKEFGNQLVCSAPIADFHLSDLENLTQKILPFLIEADKQNEKVVVHCAGGIGRTGHVLAAWLVSVRGLSNKAAIDAVKRTGRNPYEAAIAAVFRGRNPLKVVKELEVLLNDCRLAVHQNF comes from the coding sequence ATGTATAAGTTTGCCCCAGCTTGGGAGAAAGAGCAAATAGTCTTTGGTGCTGCGCGACCTGGATACACTGACAAGAACGTTCAAGATTGGGTAGAATTCATGAAGCGCCAAGATATCAAGCGTGTTTGCTGCCTTCTTGATGAACAACAGCTAGCTTCTTACTCGGATCTTTTGGGCATATACAAAAAGGAATTTGGTAATCAGCTAGTTTGCTCTGCACCAATTGCAGATTTTCATTTATCTGATTTAGAAAACCTCACCCAGAAAATACTTCCTTTCTTAATAGAAGCCGATAAACAAAATGAGAAAGTTGTTGTACACTGCGCTGGTGGAATTGGACGCACTGGACATGTGTTAGCGGCTTGGTTAGTTAGTGTCCGAGGATTATCAAATAAAGCTGCAATAGATGCTGTCAAAAGAACAGGTAGAAATCCTTATGAAGCTGCGATCGCTGCTGTATTTAGAGGTAGAAATCCTTTGAAGGTTGTCAAAGAACTTGAGGTGCTTCTGAATGATTGCCGTCTAGCAGTACATCAAAATTTTTGA
- the ffh gene encoding signal recognition particle protein produces MFDALSDRLESAWKKLRGQDKISQSNIQDALREVRRALLEADVNLQVVKDFISEVEAKAQGAEVITGVRPDQQFIKIVHDELVQVMGEENVPIAEAQEQPTIILMAGLQGTGKTTATAKLALHLRKLERSCLLVATDVYRPAAIDQLLTLGKQIDVPVFELGSDADPVEIARQGVERARAEGVNTVIIDTAGRLQIDEDMMAELARIKATVQPHETLLVVDAMTGQEAANLTRTFHEQIGITGAILTKLDGDSRGGAALSVRKISGAPIKFVGVGEKVEALQPFYPDRMASRILGMGDVLTLVEKAQEEFDIADAEKMQEKILSAKFDFTDFLKQLRMLKNMGSLGGLIKMIPGMNKLSDDQLKQGETQLKRCEAMINSMTRQERHDPDLLASSPSRRRRIAAGSGYRESDVTKLVGDFQKMRSLMQQMGQGGFPGMPGMFGGGGMGNAFAGAGNRPPAPGWRGYDGASATKKKKPKDKKKKGFGNL; encoded by the coding sequence ATGTTTGATGCATTATCTGACCGTTTAGAATCCGCCTGGAAAAAACTGCGGGGACAGGACAAAATTTCTCAATCCAACATTCAAGATGCATTGCGCGAAGTGCGCCGCGCCTTGTTGGAAGCAGATGTTAACCTCCAGGTAGTCAAAGATTTTATTAGCGAAGTCGAAGCCAAGGCACAGGGCGCCGAGGTGATTACTGGCGTGCGACCTGACCAACAGTTTATCAAAATTGTTCACGATGAACTAGTGCAGGTGATGGGAGAAGAAAATGTTCCCATCGCAGAAGCCCAGGAACAGCCTACGATTATTCTGATGGCTGGGTTACAAGGTACTGGTAAAACCACAGCTACCGCTAAGTTAGCCTTACATCTGAGAAAATTAGAGCGTAGCTGTTTGTTGGTGGCGACAGACGTATATCGTCCAGCAGCGATCGATCAGTTGCTAACCTTGGGTAAGCAAATTGATGTACCAGTATTTGAACTAGGAAGCGATGCCGATCCCGTAGAAATTGCCCGACAAGGTGTAGAACGCGCTAGGGCAGAAGGTGTAAACACAGTAATTATTGATACTGCTGGTCGTCTGCAAATTGACGAAGATATGATGGCGGAATTAGCCCGCATCAAAGCAACCGTCCAACCCCATGAAACTCTGTTAGTGGTGGACGCGATGACTGGTCAAGAAGCCGCAAATCTTACCCGCACCTTCCACGAGCAGATTGGCATTACTGGGGCAATTCTCACCAAATTAGATGGTGATAGCCGTGGCGGTGCAGCGCTTTCAGTGCGAAAGATTTCGGGAGCGCCGATTAAATTTGTGGGCGTGGGTGAAAAAGTCGAGGCACTGCAACCCTTTTATCCCGATCGCATGGCATCTCGGATTCTGGGTATGGGTGATGTGCTAACCCTGGTAGAAAAAGCCCAAGAAGAGTTTGACATAGCCGATGCTGAGAAAATGCAGGAGAAAATTTTGTCAGCAAAGTTTGACTTTACTGACTTTCTCAAGCAGTTACGGATGCTAAAGAACATGGGTTCTCTGGGAGGCTTGATCAAGATGATCCCAGGGATGAACAAGCTTTCAGACGATCAACTCAAGCAGGGAGAAACCCAGTTAAAGCGCTGTGAGGCGATGATTAACTCCATGACTCGCCAAGAACGCCATGACCCCGATTTATTAGCCAGTTCTCCCAGTCGGCGGCGGCGGATTGCTGCTGGCTCCGGCTATAGAGAGTCAGATGTGACTAAACTGGTGGGTGATTTCCAAAAAATGCGATCGCTCATGCAGCAAATGGGTCAAGGTGGCTTTCCTGGAATGCCGGGAATGTTCGGCGGTGGCGGTATGGGTAACGCCTTCGCGGGCGCTGGGAATCGTCCCCCTGCCCCCGGATGGCGGGGTTATGATGGTGCCTCAGCCACGAAAAAGAAAAAACCCAAAGATAAAAAGAAAAAAGGCTTCGGCAATCTTTAG
- the rpsP gene encoding 30S ribosomal protein S16, which translates to MIKLRLKRFGKKREASYRIIAINNLARRDGRPLEELGFYNPRTDEVRLDVPGIVKRLQQGAQPTDTVRRILVKANVFEQVSATAAS; encoded by the coding sequence ATGATCAAACTGCGCCTGAAGCGATTCGGTAAAAAACGGGAAGCAAGTTACCGCATTATCGCCATTAACAACCTCGCTCGCCGCGATGGCCGTCCCTTAGAAGAATTGGGTTTTTATAACCCCAGAACTGATGAAGTGCGACTAGACGTTCCCGGTATCGTCAAGCGACTACAACAAGGCGCTCAACCCACTGACACGGTACGTCGCATTCTAGTAAAAGCTAATGTTTTTGAACAGGTCAGTGCAACAGCCGCATCATAA
- a CDS encoding KH domain-containing protein, which yields MFLNRSVQQPHHNFGTKLPTASPNYVELVRFLVQPFLESPETLSVDCEISQALKRVWVRIAFESADKGKVFGRGGRNIQAIRTVIAAAAAAAGQSTYLDIYGSTTPGREGMSFDEDTEERSPPPTKREPRANDGPKPIVKPRLR from the coding sequence ATGTTTTTGAACAGGTCAGTGCAACAGCCGCATCATAATTTCGGAACAAAACTCCCAACAGCTAGCCCAAACTATGTTGAGCTGGTTCGCTTTTTGGTGCAGCCGTTTTTGGAATCTCCAGAGACTTTAAGCGTCGATTGTGAAATTTCTCAGGCCCTCAAACGGGTTTGGGTTCGCATCGCCTTTGAAAGCGCAGATAAAGGGAAAGTGTTTGGTCGAGGGGGACGCAATATTCAGGCGATTCGTACAGTAATTGCCGCAGCCGCAGCCGCAGCTGGGCAATCAACATACCTGGATATCTATGGCAGCACCACTCCAGGCCGCGAGGGTATGTCTTTTGATGAAGACACAGAAGAGCGATCGCCACCGCCGACTAAGAGAGAACCGCGTGCAAATGATGGGCCTAAACCCATTGTTAAACCGCGCCTCCGCTAG